One Stenotrophomonas maltophilia R551-3 genomic window, GCATGTGGCCAGCGCCACCTATGTGGTCGATCCTCGGGTGCGAGGTCGCGGCATTGGCCGGGCGCTGGTGGAGCACAGTCTTGATCGAGCCAGATCGGAGGGTTTTCTGGCCATGCAGTTCAATTACGTGGTCAGTACCAACACGCCGGCGGTAGCGCTGTACCGCACGCTGGGGTTTGCGGTGGTCGGGACGCTACCGGAGGCGTTCCGGCATCGGGAGCTGGGCCTGGTTGACGTGTATGTGATGCACCGGTTCCTGTAGCCAGGAATATCGCTGTCCATTGGGCCTCGATACCTGGCGTGCCGTGGCGTCATGTACCGCCACTGGCACAGATATCAGGCGAAGACGCGCTCGATGTCCTGTTGGGCGTGCTGCAGTGCCTGCGCCCGCGCGTCGTCTCCCATTGCCAGTCCCTCGGCCCGGATGAAGTGCAGGTCGGTGACGCCGAGGAAGCCAAACAGGCTGGTCAGGTAGGTTTCGTGATGGTCCATGGCCGCCCCCGGCGCATCGCCGGCATACATGCCGCCCCGGGTGGAGGCGATCAGCACGCGCTTGCCGCCTGCCAGGCCTTCAGGCCCCTGTGCGGTGTAACGGAAGGTCCTGTCGACAATCGCAATGCGGTCGATCCAGGCTTTGAGCTGGCTGGGAATGCTGAAGTTGTACATCGGCGCTCCGATGACGACGACATCCGCCTGCAGGAACGCCTCCAGATCGTTGGCGCCGAGTGCCACATCCTGCTGCAGGGTGCCGGCTTCGATGGGAGCGCCCTGAGCGGCTGCGAGGTGGGGCGGGGCGAGGTGGTCAACCGGCGCCAGGGCGAGGTCGCGGTAGGTCACGTTCACGTCGCCATGCTGCTGGCGGGCAGCTTCGATGAGCTGGGCGGTGAGCTGGCGGCTAACCGACTGCTGGCCAAGGATGCTGGAATCAATGTGCAGGAGTTTCATGCTGGTTCTCGCAGTAAAGAGAGGGACGGGCCCGGCGAAGGTCGTGCCATGGGCCACGGCCGCACTCTATTTCTGCGTGTTTCGCCCCACTAGCCGGTCGCAACGGATTTCATTCGTCCACCGATGAGGGCAATTCCGCATGGCCGTGATTCGTCCACCCATGGACGGGTGAATTCCCTTTACGTCGGCTAGTGGAGGGGCGGGTGGCCCGTCTAGAGTGCGTTCCGCTGGCAGCGAAGACGTCGTCGCCGTTCCCGCCGCTACGGTCTTCCCTCTCTTTCGAACACACTTCCAGGAAACACAGACATGTCCACTTACTCCACAACGCTTGCTGCCTCATCCTCCATCCGCGTGCTGGGTGCGATCGAGCTGCTCGGCCGCCTCCTGCTGGTCTCGTTGTTCCTGATGTCAGGTTTCGGCAAGCTCAGTGCCTATGAGGCAACAGCGGGGTACATGGCCTCGGTTGGCGTCCCCGCGCTGATGCTGCCGCTGGTGATCCTGGCGGAGATCGGTGGCGCGCTGGCGATCATTGCCGGCTGGCAGACCCGGATCGTCGCTGTGCTGCTGGCGGGCTTCACGCTGGCTACCGCCTTCCTGTTCCACAACAACGTCGCTGACCAGACGCAGATGATCATGTTCCTCAAGAATGTCTCCATTGCCGGTGCATTCCTGATGCTGGCCGCCAACGGCGCAGGCCGGTTCAGCCTGGATGCGCGCAAGACCCGATGAGGGCAGGGCGCTGCGCCGAGCGCGGCGACACCATTTGCAACACAATGCAGGGGCCTCCGTACCGGAGGTCGTCTGCATGGAGTCCGCGGGTGATCGATCTCAATGATGTGGCCCTGTTCGTACAGGTGGCCAAGGCCGGCAGCTTCGCCGAGGCCGCGCGCCGGATCGGCATGCCCTCCAATACTGCCAGCCGGCGCATCCAGCAGCTGGAAGAGCAGCTGGGTGTCCGGCTGCTGCATCGTTCCACCCGCAAGTTGACCCTGACCGATGCCGGTGAGGGCCTGTACGCGCGCAGCGTGGAGCAGATCGAAGCGCTGGCGGACGCCACCCTGGAGCTTTCCGAGGGCAGCGAGGTGCCGGTGGGAAAGGTGCGCGTCGCCGCGCCGGTGGATTTCTTCAACTGGTTCCAGCTGGAGTGGGTGCAGTCATTCCTGCAGGCCCATCCACGGGTCCGCCTGGAGTTCGTGCTCAACGATGCACGCGCCGACCTGGTTGCTGACGGCATCGATGTTGCGATCCGTGGAGGTGCAGTCACTGGACCAACACTGATCGCGCGCAAGGTGGGCAACAACCGTGCAGTGCTGGTGGCCAGCCCGGCCTACCTGGAGAGCCGCGGAGCGCCCAGTGCCTTGGAGGATCTGTCCACGCACGACTGTATCGCCGTGCCCTCGGGCTCAGGGCGCACGCAGTGGCGTTTGATGGGGCCGGATGGCCCCGCTGAGGTCGAAGTGCGCGGGCGATTCAGCGCCAACTCGGCCTTGGCCTTGACCAAGGCCTGCGTGGCCGGCATGGGCATCGCGCTGCTGACCGAGGCAATGGTGGCGCAGCCGCTGCGGGAAGGGAAGCTGGTCCAGGTGCTGCCCGACTACCGTATTGATGGGCTGGAGTTGTTCGTGGTCTACCAGAGCCGGCGACAGTTGCCACGCGCCGCCAGCGCGTTTGTCGACTTCGCCATGACCCATCTGCTGCAGGGCAACTGGTAAAACACCTGAGCTGCAGGCGCTGCCGCCTCCACGCGTGGCAGCCATTGCTCCAGCGATGGAGGAATGAAATCCGCACTGGCCGGCTATTGCCGTGCGTGCTCAGTGCCTACCTTGGACGTACGACGTCGCCGCGACGTTCGAAACCTGCTTCCAAGGAGACCACATCATGCTTGCCGTCCACACTTCCGAAACCACCACAATCTCTCCGGTCGCCTCCGTGCGCCGCATCGTGCATCGCACCCGCGGCCGAAGCCAC contains:
- a CDS encoding GNAT family N-acetyltransferase codes for the protein MEIRAATADDLDAMWAIFRAAIATGDALPFGRTFEAETFRSHWFGLQTADVAVLEDRVVGMYKMGANFPDLGAHVASATYVVDPRVRGRGIGRALVEHSLDRARSEGFLAMQFNYVVSTNTPAVALYRTLGFAVVGTLPEAFRHRELGLVDVYVMHRFL
- a CDS encoding FMN-dependent NADH-azoreductase, with product MKLLHIDSSILGQQSVSRQLTAQLIEAARQQHGDVNVTYRDLALAPVDHLAPPHLAAAQGAPIEAGTLQQDVALGANDLEAFLQADVVVIGAPMYNFSIPSQLKAWIDRIAIVDRTFRYTAQGPEGLAGGKRVLIASTRGGMYAGDAPGAAMDHHETYLTSLFGFLGVTDLHFIRAEGLAMGDDARAQALQHAQQDIERVFA
- a CDS encoding DoxX family protein, with the translated sequence MSTYSTTLAASSSIRVLGAIELLGRLLLVSLFLMSGFGKLSAYEATAGYMASVGVPALMLPLVILAEIGGALAIIAGWQTRIVAVLLAGFTLATAFLFHNNVADQTQMIMFLKNVSIAGAFLMLAANGAGRFSLDARKTR
- a CDS encoding LysR family transcriptional regulator; the encoded protein is MIDLNDVALFVQVAKAGSFAEAARRIGMPSNTASRRIQQLEEQLGVRLLHRSTRKLTLTDAGEGLYARSVEQIEALADATLELSEGSEVPVGKVRVAAPVDFFNWFQLEWVQSFLQAHPRVRLEFVLNDARADLVADGIDVAIRGGAVTGPTLIARKVGNNRAVLVASPAYLESRGAPSALEDLSTHDCIAVPSGSGRTQWRLMGPDGPAEVEVRGRFSANSALALTKACVAGMGIALLTEAMVAQPLREGKLVQVLPDYRIDGLELFVVYQSRRQLPRAASAFVDFAMTHLLQGNW